The window GCGAAGGCCGGCGCGAAGCGTTTGGATCTCAGTTCCGCCTACCGCCCTCCAGCGTGCAATCATACCGTTCCAACCGCCTTCATTCTAAAAGCTCCTTCCCCTTCTACCCAAACTCAGCCACTAAATTCCCCGAATATCCAAAGAACGCAAGGAAACCGGGGCTAAGGACAGAGTCGAAGCAACGAACCGCCATTCCTTAGTGTAGGAGACGACGTAAGGAGTCCCTGATCAGCAACTTCCGGGTGAACCAAAGGCGGCCATCTGACAATCTTGATCAGAGACTCCTTACGTCGTCTCCTACAAAGGTTTGGAACGGACCTTGCCATTGGCCCTGAGGTTAAAAATTGAAACTCTTTTTCGGGCTTGCCCAGAGCCCCTGGAATTGGCCAGAATGGCCGGTCGTTTAAGATGAAAGAATATCCGGTCCTGTGGCAGCGGTCCAAAAGGCTTTTGGCCGCTCTTTTTTTATTGGCAGCTTCGGCGTCAGTGAGCCTCGTAATTGGGGCGGAGACAAATTCGCCGGCAGTGGCATCAAGCCGCGCACCCGACTTGCATGTGGCGGACCAGTTCCTCCTGGCGATTCCCAAAGCCGGTTTTGGCAAGGACTATTTGTTTACTGCCTCATTGATCCCGCAGTCGCGCGCAGCGACCAGCACGGGCCTGGCGGGGAAGATAGTCCGCTTCGAGTTGTTCCCCGACGGCGTTGATATGTATGAGTCCACGGAAGGTCTGGTAGTTACCGAGGACCTCCCGGCCCGCCGGTTATTGGCTACCTTCCCCATCGTGCGACAGGACTCGCAACAAGTGGTGGTGGATTTCAATAAAGGCATGCGCCGGGTGTTTACGCAAAGCTGGACTGACGGTGGCGATTTGAGCGGCGGACGCGACCGCGTTCTGGAGGTGCCTGAGGGGCGGGTTTTCGAGATGCGCCAGGAGTCCAACCGGCTGGTGATTCGGCAGAGCATCCAGGCCCGGAACCGGGAAGAGGACCAGAACCTGGAACAACGCTATGAGGTGAGGTACTTCCTTTCGCCATACCAGCAAGGGGCTTGCGACTCGAAGGAACCCGATGCCGCCGACTTGCGCTATACCCGCTACTTTGAAACGGAAGGCAGAATTGAACCGGTCACCGGGCGCGTCTCGGCCCGTATAGCGCGGTTCGATATACGTCACCCGATTATCTTCAATTATTCGGCCAACACCCCCGCCGATTATGTGCAGGCGGTCAAGGACGGCATTCTTTATTGGAACCGGGCGTTCGGCAAAGACATCATCCAGGTGAAGAAGGCGCCCGAAGGGGTGACCGCGCCGGATGCGCAGCTCAACATTATCCAGTGGGTGCCCTGGGATAATGCGGGTTTTGCCTATGCGGACGTGCTGCTGGACCCGCTCACAGGCGAGTCTGAGCACGGGCAGGCCTATATCACCACTGCGTTCGCCTTTGCAGGCAAGGCTCGCGCGCGCGCCTTGCTGCGCGCTATGCAAGACCTGGCCGAGGCCAAGAAGGAGAAGAAGGACGGCTCGATGCGCCTGGGAGCGCCTTTTTTCGGCTCAGCCCCTGCTTGCGAGATGGACTCGGCGGCCTTTGCGCAGCAAATGTCCCATGGCCTCGAGGAAGTCCTGGCGAGCGATGAGCTGACCGATGAAGCGGTCTTGCGCGTATCACAAGATTACGTGCGGGAAACCGTCGCGCACGAGGTCGGGCACGTGCTGGGCCTGCGCCATAATTTTGCCGGCAGCCTTGCCGGGACGCTCAGCCGTAAGGAACTGGATGATTGGTTCAAGGCATACATCAGCGGCAAGCCGCTGGATGCTTACACGAACAAGATTACCTCCAGCTCGATGATGGAATACACCATGTTCAAGGGGGCAGTTTTCACCGGCTGGCTGATGCGCACCACCAAACAGGTGCTCCCGCACGACCGCGCCGCCATTGCCTGGGGCTACTTGAACAGTCCCGAAGCCACAGACAAAAAGATGCTCTTTGCAACGGACGAGGACATTGGCCGCTACGGCGACGTGCGCCAGTTCGATTACGGGACCAACCCGATCGTCAATGCCTGTTGCGAAATTGCCCAAACGATCGACCTGCTGCCCAACAATCTTATCGAGACCTTCATCAGCGCCCGGGCTCCGCGCAATGTTCATGACCGCATCCCGCTGGCTGACGTGAGCCTGAATTACCATCGCTACGCCGCGCAGATGGCGGATCAATTTGCCGACATGCTCTCCTGGTTCAAGGCCAGCACGCGCTCGTTATGCGTCGAGAACCAGTTTCCGTATATTGGAGACCTCAACAAGAAGGAGCGTCTGGAGGCGCATCTGAAGTTCGTAAACAGCCAGATCGAACAACTTGGGGGAGTGGACCGCGCCATCTTCTCGTTTCTGCCGGTGGATTTGAAGCTGGACCTCAAACAGGCGCCGGATGGGCTGCCGGTCCTGCAACGCCTGAGCGCAACCAACCTCACCGCGCGGCTGGAGAAACTGCTGAATTCATCGGGCTATACGAACTTCGTTGGACTGGACGAAAAGAAATACAGCTTCACCAAGGAAGAGAAGGAGTTGATCCTGAAAAGGGGCAAGGAATTCTTCGAGGCGCTGGAAAAGGAGCTGGTCAAAGAGGTTTGCAAACGGCTGACGGATGCGCCCCGGACATTGGGGGCCGAAGCCAGTGGAGGGGCTGGCGAGGAGGATACGATTGCCAAAGTCGAGCAGCGCATCATTGAGTTGGCCAAACTGGTGATTACCACAAAGGATGATGACAAGCGCGTGGAAGGCAAAGTCGATAAGGGCTTTGTCGAGGTCACCAATTACAAATATGACCAGGAGACCCGTCTCGCGGCAGCCAAGGCGCTGGATGACAAAACCGGCTCGTTCAAAGGCTGGGCAGAAGACGCCAAATCGGAAATCAACACCCAGCTCAAGAACGATGTCGAGGCCTCGCTGAACCTGTCGCACTTCAAGGATTTCAAGGTCTCGTTGCTTTCGCGCTCGATGCGCGAGTGGTACCAGAAGCAACAGGACGTGCTAGGGCTGCTGCCTCCGGCCCCAGGCAGTGCGACGCTGCCCGCCCGGTAAGGGGGGCCCTCACCATCATTGTTCGTGAATCAAACTTTAGAGGTCCACGTGCGAGTAGCATCCTCCTGCGCAATTCCAGGCCGCGCTCGAATGCTTCGACGATTGCTTAGCCGTTTTTATGGAGTGAATTGTCAGGAAATCTAGAGGCTTCGCTGAAGCGGAGACCTGGGAAAAGCGGCAGTACCAAACGATGACCCCAGTCGAGAGAATGCGCGCTGCGCGCCAAATCAAGAACCGGCTTTTTCCCGGCAAACAACCGGATGTGCGGGAATGTCGAAGCACCAAAAAAATTCGATAGAGTCCTCGCACTTTTCGGCGGTACTTTGGAGTTCATCCAACTGGGTTGGTTAATGGCCAGGATTCTGCCTCTACCCAAACAAGCGCTCCCAGGCTCCTGCCCAGGGGTAGTACAAGACAGACCGCCCTATGATGGCTCGAACCGCCCAGCGGCTGATCTTGAGCCGCCGCCTGGGGTCCAGCACATTCTGGGTGCGCAACAATTGCAAGGTCTTGCGTCCGATCAGCAGCGGCCAGGCGCACGCCAGCCGCACGCGGAAGCAACGCCGTGGCACGGCGTTCGTGTACTTCCACCCTGCCGCCAAGTGGGCGTCTGCCATCTCTACCCAGCGATTGTAAACCGGGCGCAGCTTCGGTTCATTGGAAGCCGCCAGCAAGTCGTCCGGCTTTAATCCCGCCACGGTCAGTTCTTCGGCGGGCAGATAACATCGGCCCTGGCGCAAGTCAGCCGGTAAATCCCGCAGCACGTTAATCAACTGCAAGCCTTTGCCGAACCGGGCGCCATCCGTCAGCATGGCGGTTTCGTTAGCTTCATTGGGTGTGAATACATGCGCGCAGCAAAGGCGAGTCCAGAATTCACCCACACACCCCGCCACCCGGTAGGTGTAATCATCCAGCTCCGCAGCGGTGCGCAAGGCCAGAATACCTTCGGCTGAAGCCCCGGCGAAAC of the Verrucomicrobiia bacterium genome contains:
- a CDS encoding zinc-dependent metalloprotease, encoding MSLVIGAETNSPAVASSRAPDLHVADQFLLAIPKAGFGKDYLFTASLIPQSRAATSTGLAGKIVRFELFPDGVDMYESTEGLVVTEDLPARRLLATFPIVRQDSQQVVVDFNKGMRRVFTQSWTDGGDLSGGRDRVLEVPEGRVFEMRQESNRLVIRQSIQARNREEDQNLEQRYEVRYFLSPYQQGACDSKEPDAADLRYTRYFETEGRIEPVTGRVSARIARFDIRHPIIFNYSANTPADYVQAVKDGILYWNRAFGKDIIQVKKAPEGVTAPDAQLNIIQWVPWDNAGFAYADVLLDPLTGESEHGQAYITTAFAFAGKARARALLRAMQDLAEAKKEKKDGSMRLGAPFFGSAPACEMDSAAFAQQMSHGLEEVLASDELTDEAVLRVSQDYVRETVAHEVGHVLGLRHNFAGSLAGTLSRKELDDWFKAYISGKPLDAYTNKITSSSMMEYTMFKGAVFTGWLMRTTKQVLPHDRAAIAWGYLNSPEATDKKMLFATDEDIGRYGDVRQFDYGTNPIVNACCEIAQTIDLLPNNLIETFISARAPRNVHDRIPLADVSLNYHRYAAQMADQFADMLSWFKASTRSLCVENQFPYIGDLNKKERLEAHLKFVNSQIEQLGGVDRAIFSFLPVDLKLDLKQAPDGLPVLQRLSATNLTARLEKLLNSSGYTNFVGLDEKKYSFTKEEKELILKRGKEFFEALEKELVKEVCKRLTDAPRTLGAEASGGAGEEDTIAKVEQRIIELAKLVITTKDDDKRVEGKVDKGFVEVTNYKYDQETRLAAAKALDDKTGSFKGWAEDAKSEINTQLKNDVEASLNLSHFKDFKVSLLSRSMREWYQKQQDVLGLLPPAPGSATLPAR
- a CDS encoding phytoene/squalene synthase family protein, translating into MAYAHDQLLTNLLRDVSRSFYRTLRVLPPAIRPQISLAYLLARTTDTIADTELIPLDRRLGALRTLRERILGLSEAPLQFGELALQQSSRAERELLEQCEFSVGLLNTLSPADLRRVLEVLNTITRGQELDLLRFAGASAEGILALRTAAELDDYTYRVAGCVGEFWTRLCCAHVFTPNEANETAMLTDGARFGKGLQLINVLRDLPADLRQGRCYLPAEELTVAGLKPDDLLAASNEPKLRPVYNRWVEMADAHLAAGWKYTNAVPRRCFRVRLACAWPLLIGRKTLQLLRTQNVLDPRRRLKISRWAVRAIIGRSVLYYPWAGAWERLFG